A window of Rhizobium sp. CC-YZS058 genomic DNA:
GCCTGGGCGAGGATGGGGGTGATGAGCGGGACATAGACGATATCCGTCACGATGGCGCTCTTCTTCAGGCGTGCGAAGGCGAAGTCCGGCACCGGCGTTCCATCCATTCCGAGCGAGGTTGTGTTGATGAAGAGCCCTGCTTCCGGCATCAGCTCATCGATCGCAGCCATGGGATGGACGTGGATCCGATCCCGACCGAACCGATCGGCAAGCTCCTGCGCGCGTTCCATCGTGCGGTTCACCAAATGAATGGTCTTGACGCCCCGGTCGCGCACAGCCTGGAGGATGGCACGACTGGCTCCGCCTGCGCCGAGGACAATCGCGCTATCCGTCTTGTCCCACCCCGGTGCGCGCGCATCGAGGTTCGCCACAAAGCCGATCCCATCCGTGTTGGTGGCATGCAGACGATGATCCTCGAGCCACAGCGTATTGGCTGCGCCGAGCTCCGCACTGATCGCATCGACCTCATCCGCAAGGCCGAAGACTGCTTCCTTATGAGGGATCGTGACATTGCCGCCAACGAAACCGGAGGCCCCAGATTTCAGCTCTTCGATAAAGCGCGGCAAATCAGCCGGAGAGACTTCAACAGCGCGATAGGAACCCGGGATAGCGATCTTCTTGAGCCAATGGCCATGAATGAGAGGCGAGCGTGAATGCTGGATTGGATGACCGATGACGAAGGCATGGTTAACAAATGTTTCACGTGAATCACCCATCGATCCCTCCTATCCGACGCAGGGCCTCAAGAAGAGGCAGCATCGGCAGTCCCAAAATCGTGAAGTAGTCTCCCTCGATACGCTCGAAGAGCTGAATGCCTTCGCCTTCAAGCTGATAGGCCCCGACGCTTCCCAGCACCGTATCGCCTACCCTGTCGATATGTCGCTCCAGGAACGCCTCTGAAGGAACTCGCATGGTCATGCGTGCGCTGGACAGATGTTGCCACAGCACCTCGCCACCACGAACCAGAACCACGGCACTGTTGAGCTGGTGCGTTTGTCCGGCAAGCGATCTGAGATGCGAGACCACGTCCGCCCGATCCGCCGGTTTGTGAAAGACACGAGACCCAAGGGACAAGGTCTGGTCGGACCCGATGACAACCGCATCATCCTCGCATCGTGACGCCACATCCCTGGCCTTCTCTTCCGCAAGGCGCAGAGCCACCTCTTCCGGCGAGGCTCCTGCACTGACCAGACCCTCCTCGATCGCCCGCTCATCGATCGACGCAGCTTGCCAGGAAAATGCGACGCCGGCGTTCTCCAGCAGGCTGCGACGGAACGGACTGGCAGAAGCGAGTATAAGAGGTGGGGTCATGGGGATCCACGTTCATCGCACGAAGGTCGCGGCTTTTGATGCCGCCGGGATTTATCGCAGCCGCGGCCTGAGGGCAACGATGGCTGCTGCCGTCTCTTCGATCGAGCGCCGGGTGACATCGATGATCGGCCAGTTGTTCCGGGCGCAAAGGGACCGAGCATATTTCAGTTCCTCCGCGATCGACGCGCGATCTGTATAATCGGAGCCATGAAATCCCTTGGTCTGGCCCAAGACCCGGTTCTGTCGAACCTGCGATATCCGGTCGGCCGTTGCGATAAGACAGACGACGAGCGGCTTGGTCGCTTCGAGAAGTCGCTCGGGCAACGGCACGCCGGGGACGATCGGAATATTGGCGGTGCGGATGCCCCGGTTGGCGAGATAGATGCTTGTCGGTGTCTTTGAGGTGCGGCTGATGCCGATCAGGACGACATCCGCATCATTGAAGTCCGCAGGCAATTGTCCGTCATCATGATCCATGGTGAAGTTCAGCGCATCGATCCGGGCAAAATAATCTGCGTCCATCACGTGCTGCGCCCCCGACCGGCGACGAGAGGCCATTCCGAGATAGGACTGGAAGAGATCGATGATCGGATCGAGGACCGAGACGGACGGCACGCCGATCCGCTTGCATTCCTCACTGACCAAATCTGCAAGCTCCCGATCGACGATGGTGAAGAGAACGATGCCGGGCGCCGCGTCGATGGCGGAGATGACCTGCAGCAGCTGTTTGCGGTTCCTGATCAACGGATAGACGTGCTCCAGCGCATGATAGGACTGGAATTGCGCAGCTGCGGCCCGGCCGGCCGCGATCAAGGTTTCCCCCGTCGAGTCCGAAATAAGATGCAGATGGAAGTAGTTTTTGTGGCTGTCCACGATGTTCTTCCCGGCCTGTTGACGGCGGTGGATGAGCGGACCCTACGGGCGGGGGCCAGACAGGCGCAAGGGGAAAACCGCCGAGTTGTTCACAAGTGACGGACAGCTTCGTTTCGCGTCATGGCTCTTGTGGAGAAGACTCGCGACGTGACAGATTGCCGCTCGCAATCCCCAGCCTGTCCACAGGCTCGACGACGACAGGTTATGCGCTACATACCTGATTCAAAACCTGAAATTTCTATGTCCCCGCGTTCTTCGCAAGGGAACCGGTTTCCTTACATGAAGGATAGGGGGAACACAGGGGTTGGGGATGTCATGGGTACAGGCTTTAATCCTTGATAGTCACCGACTCTAAGAAATAGAAACTCTTTCAGATTCAGATTTGTTTTAAGAAGGACGCTGTGTGTGAGTGCTCAGAGGCGGAAACTGATGCGGGTTCTCGAAGGGGAGACGGTGTCGCCGCCACCGATCTGGCTGATGCGCCAGGCCGGCCGTTATCTGCCGGAATATCGCGCCACACGCGCTGAAGCAGGATCCTTTCTCGATCTCTGCTACTCGCCCTCCTTCGCAACCGAAGTGACGCTGCAGCCGATCCGTCGCTATGGCTTCGATGCCGCCATCCTCTTCTCGGACATCCTGGTCATTCCTGATGCGCTCGACCGGAACGTGCGTTTTGAAGAAGGGCATGGTCCCCGGCTTGAGCCCATCGATGCGATCGGGATTGCTGCACTCGATCCAGAACCGGTCGCAGAGCGCCTCACGAAGGTCATAGAGGCGGTAGCGAGCATTCGGGCGGCCCTGCCGCAGGAAACCGCCTTGATCGGCTTCTGTGGGGCGCCCTGGACGGTTGCGACATACATGATCGCCGGGCACGGTACGCCGGATCAGGCCCCTGCCCGCCTTTTCGCCTATCGCGAGCCGCAAGCCTTCCAGCGCTTGATCGATCTACTGGCCGATCTGTCCGCCGAGTATCTGGTGGCGCAGATCGATGCAGGCGCCGAGGTGGTGCAGATCTTCGACTCCTGGGCCGGGGTACTGGGAGAGAATGAGTTCGAGCGCTATGCGGCTCGCCCCGTTCGCCGG
This region includes:
- a CDS encoding shikimate dehydrogenase, encoding MGDSRETFVNHAFVIGHPIQHSRSPLIHGHWLKKIAIPGSYRAVEVSPADLPRFIEELKSGASGFVGGNVTIPHKEAVFGLADEVDAISAELGAANTLWLEDHRLHATNTDGIGFVANLDARAPGWDKTDSAIVLGAGGASRAILQAVRDRGVKTIHLVNRTMERAQELADRFGRDRIHVHPMAAIDELMPEAGLFINTTSLGMDGTPVPDFAFARLKKSAIVTDIVYVPLITPILAQAEAQGVTIVDGLGMLLHQAAPGFNRWFGQMPEVTEALRSLVTADMDRHG
- a CDS encoding Maf-like protein, whose translation is MTPPLILASASPFRRSLLENAGVAFSWQAASIDERAIEEGLVSAGASPEEVALRLAEEKARDVASRCEDDAVVIGSDQTLSLGSRVFHKPADRADVVSHLRSLAGQTHQLNSAVVLVRGGEVLWQHLSSARMTMRVPSEAFLERHIDRVGDTVLGSVGAYQLEGEGIQLFERIEGDYFTILGLPMLPLLEALRRIGGIDG
- a CDS encoding pyruvate, water dikinase regulatory protein, encoding MDSHKNYFHLHLISDSTGETLIAAGRAAAAQFQSYHALEHVYPLIRNRKQLLQVISAIDAAPGIVLFTIVDRELADLVSEECKRIGVPSVSVLDPIIDLFQSYLGMASRRRSGAQHVMDADYFARIDALNFTMDHDDGQLPADFNDADVVLIGISRTSKTPTSIYLANRGIRTANIPIVPGVPLPERLLEATKPLVVCLIATADRISQVRQNRVLGQTKGFHGSDYTDRASIAEELKYARSLCARNNWPIIDVTRRSIEETAAAIVALRPRLR
- the hemE gene encoding uroporphyrinogen decarboxylase, which gives rise to MSAQRRKLMRVLEGETVSPPPIWLMRQAGRYLPEYRATRAEAGSFLDLCYSPSFATEVTLQPIRRYGFDAAILFSDILVIPDALDRNVRFEEGHGPRLEPIDAIGIAALDPEPVAERLTKVIEAVASIRAALPQETALIGFCGAPWTVATYMIAGHGTPDQAPARLFAYREPQAFQRLIDLLADLSAEYLVAQIDAGAEVVQIFDSWAGVLGENEFERYAARPVRRIVDSVRSQRPQAKVIAFAKGAGLLLKTYRQATNADAIGLDWTVPLSVARELQKDGPVQGNLDPLRVVAGGEALDEGIDAILEALGQGPLIFNLGHGITPQAKPEHVSQLVARVRGAR